A part of Caldicellulosiruptor owensensis OL genomic DNA contains:
- a CDS encoding S8 family serine peptidase — translation MHKHKKLFLLSGAIFAILSSILAANLYMSNNPSTQNPQQAYKKQIVPWSYKKLGITKMWKFTRGKNVKIAILDSGIDLNHPDLKSANIIKTINFIEPNKPALDETGHGTFITGIVAAQNNNFGIVSIAPEAEIYILKILNKKLRRKS, via the coding sequence TTGCACAAACACAAGAAGCTTTTTTTACTGTCAGGTGCTATCTTTGCAATATTATCATCAATACTTGCTGCCAATCTCTATATGAGTAATAATCCTTCTACACAAAACCCTCAACAAGCCTATAAAAAGCAAATTGTTCCTTGGAGCTACAAAAAACTTGGTATCACTAAAATGTGGAAATTTACCAGAGGCAAAAATGTTAAAATTGCTATTCTGGATTCTGGTATTGACCTGAACCATCCTGATTTAAAAAGTGCAAATATTATCAAAACTATTAACTTTATTGAGCCAAACAAACCCGCATTAGATGAAACAGGACATGGAACTTTTATCACTGGTATTGTTGCAGCTCAAAATAACAACTTTGGTATCGTCAGTATCGCACCTGAAGCTGAAATTTACATCCTAAAAATTTTAAACAAAAAACTCCGAAGGAAAAGTTGA
- the dapF gene encoding diaminopimelate epimerase, producing MLFSKMHGLGNDFIVIDARGKEDIDYNFLAKRMCHRHIGVGADGILLVLDSKLADIRMRIINSDGSEAEMCGNGIRCFSKYVFERGIVKKDKFKVETLAGIIEPQLILNDYGLVEKVRVNMGKPSFKRKDIPMQGDPESDAINTPIEVEGKEYKITSLLMGVPHTVLFVDDVEKVDIYTLGPNIEKHEVFPRKTNVNFVQVIDKNNIKVRTWERGAGATFACGTGSCASVIAANLNGLTERKANVHLYFGTLEIEWQDDDTVFMTGPAEEVFVGEYLD from the coding sequence ATGCTTTTTTCTAAGATGCACGGGCTTGGCAATGACTTTATTGTAATAGATGCAAGAGGCAAAGAGGATATAGATTACAACTTTCTTGCAAAGAGGATGTGTCATCGCCATATTGGTGTTGGAGCAGATGGGATATTGCTTGTTTTAGATTCGAAGCTTGCTGATATCAGAATGAGAATTATAAACTCAGACGGGTCTGAAGCTGAGATGTGTGGAAATGGAATTCGGTGCTTTTCTAAATATGTGTTTGAAAGAGGAATAGTGAAAAAAGACAAATTCAAAGTTGAAACATTGGCAGGAATAATAGAGCCACAGCTTATTTTAAACGATTATGGGCTTGTTGAGAAAGTAAGGGTTAACATGGGAAAGCCAAGCTTTAAAAGAAAGGATATTCCTATGCAGGGTGACCCCGAGAGCGATGCTATAAATACCCCAATAGAGGTTGAAGGCAAAGAGTATAAGATTACATCCCTGTTGATGGGTGTTCCTCACACAGTGTTGTTTGTTGACGATGTAGAAAAGGTGGACATTTATACTTTAGGTCCTAATATAGAAAAGCATGAGGTATTTCCAAGGAAAACAAATGTCAATTTTGTTCAGGTGATTGACAAGAATAATATAAAGGTGAGAACTTGGGAAAGAGGTGCAGGGGCTACATTTGCGTGTGGCACGGGTTCTTGTGCTTCTGTGATAGCAGCAAACTTAAATGGACTTACAGAAAGAAAAGCAAATGTCCACCTTTATTTTGGCACGCTTGAAATAGAGTGGCAAGATGATGACACAGTATTCATGACAGGACCTGCCGAGGAGGTTTTTGTTGGGGAGTATTTGGATTAA
- the serA gene encoding phosphoglycerate dehydrogenase encodes MKVLVTERIAEEGIEILKNEGIEVDEKIGLSHEEICNIIGEYDALIVRSATKVNEKMIECGKNLKVIARAGVGIDNVDVESATKHGIIVVNAPDGNIMAAAELTIGLIFSIFRYIPQAYMSCKQGDFRRNKFKGVELYEKTAGIIGFGKIGALVAERLKACGMRVIAYDPYVSEEKFKKYGVEKVDFDTLLKESDLITIHTPKTKETYNLISEKEFKKMKKGVRIVNCARGGVINENDLYNAIKEGIVAAAALDVLEKEPNFELEKQDYYNPLLELDNVVITPHLGASTQEAQVNVAVSVAKEVAAVLKGGIAKNAVNLPAFEKERLEEIMPYLELAEAMGKIFIQAERTFANKIEIIYSGQIDEKTTTWLTRALLKGYLEFSVQDTVNYVNSQLLAKEQGIEVIESKKEESGKFKNMITARFTTSEKVLELSGTVYNNEGRIIDFFGYKVDFKPEKYMLLIQNIDKPGMIGKIGTIVGEYGINIATMQVSRNKKGEKAVMVCEVDGALPDEAVEKLKSTDGILRVTMAKL; translated from the coding sequence ATGAAGGTTTTAGTTACTGAGAGGATTGCAGAGGAAGGTATAGAAATTTTAAAAAACGAGGGTATAGAAGTTGATGAAAAGATAGGACTGTCTCACGAGGAAATTTGCAATATAATCGGCGAGTATGATGCTCTAATTGTCAGAAGTGCAACAAAAGTAAATGAAAAGATGATAGAGTGTGGTAAAAACTTGAAAGTGATTGCAAGAGCTGGTGTTGGTATTGACAATGTGGATGTAGAAAGCGCAACAAAACATGGCATAATTGTTGTTAATGCTCCGGATGGCAACATTATGGCAGCTGCCGAGCTCACAATTGGTCTTATATTTAGCATATTCAGGTACATCCCACAGGCGTATATGTCTTGCAAACAGGGCGATTTTAGAAGAAATAAGTTCAAGGGTGTTGAGCTTTACGAAAAGACCGCAGGAATTATCGGATTTGGCAAGATTGGAGCGCTTGTTGCTGAAAGGCTCAAAGCTTGTGGAATGAGAGTCATTGCATATGATCCATACGTTTCTGAAGAGAAGTTCAAAAAATACGGCGTTGAAAAGGTTGATTTTGATACACTTTTAAAGGAGTCTGACCTTATTACTATTCACACACCAAAGACAAAAGAAACATACAACCTCATTTCAGAGAAAGAGTTCAAAAAGATGAAAAAAGGCGTCAGGATTGTAAACTGTGCGCGCGGCGGTGTCATAAATGAAAATGACCTTTACAATGCGATAAAAGAGGGCATAGTTGCAGCAGCGGCACTTGACGTTCTTGAGAAAGAACCGAATTTTGAGCTTGAAAAACAGGACTATTATAACCCGCTTTTAGAGCTTGACAATGTAGTAATTACACCTCATCTTGGAGCATCTACACAGGAAGCGCAGGTAAATGTGGCTGTGTCTGTTGCAAAAGAGGTTGCGGCGGTGTTAAAAGGCGGTATTGCTAAAAATGCTGTCAATCTACCTGCGTTTGAAAAAGAAAGACTTGAAGAGATTATGCCATATTTGGAGCTTGCTGAGGCAATGGGCAAGATTTTCATCCAGGCAGAGAGAACTTTTGCCAATAAAATAGAAATTATCTACAGCGGACAGATAGATGAGAAAACAACAACATGGCTCACACGAGCTCTTTTGAAGGGATATCTTGAATTTTCGGTACAGGATACTGTCAACTATGTAAATTCACAGCTTTTGGCAAAAGAACAGGGAATTGAAGTGATTGAAAGCAAAAAGGAAGAGAGTGGAAAGTTCAAGAATATGATAACTGCAAGATTTACTACAAGCGAAAAGGTTTTAGAACTTTCTGGAACGGTTTATAACAATGAGGGTAGAATCATAGATTTCTTTGGCTACAAGGTTGATTTCAAGCCAGAAAAGTACATGCTCCTTATCCAGAACATAGACAAACCTGGCATGATTGGTAAGATTGGTACCATTGTTGGGGAGTATGGAATTAACATTGCTACAATGCAGGTTTCGCGCAACAAAAAAGGTGAAAAAGCTGTTATGGTATGCGAGGTTGACGGTGCTTTGCCTGATGAGGCTGTAGAAAAACTCAAAAGTACAGATGGAATTTTGAGAGTTACAATGGCAAAACTGTAA
- the speD gene encoding adenosylmethionine decarboxylase, with amino-acid sequence MHALGRHIIAELYGCDKELLNNRELIEKIMVESALKAGAEVREVAFHKFSPQGVSGVVVISESHLTIHTWPELGYAAVDVFTCGERVDPWQACNYITEMLKASHMTTTEVKRGLFEQPVKVANL; translated from the coding sequence ATGCACGCATTGGGCAGACACATAATAGCAGAACTTTACGGGTGTGACAAAGAACTGCTCAACAATCGCGAGCTGATTGAGAAGATAATGGTAGAGTCAGCGCTCAAAGCAGGTGCAGAGGTAAGAGAGGTTGCGTTTCATAAGTTTTCACCACAGGGTGTAAGCGGCGTTGTTGTAATTTCTGAGTCACACCTGACAATTCACACATGGCCAGAGCTTGGCTATGCAGCAGTTGATGTATTTACATGCGGTGAGAGAGTTGACCCATGGCAAGCTTGCAACTACATCACAGAGATGCTCAAAGCAAGTCACATGACAACTACAGAGGTAAAAAGAGGTTTGTTCGAACAACCTGTCAAGGTAGCAAACCTGTAA
- a CDS encoding PFL family protein, producing the protein MFTSQEIIETINMVKQSNLDIRTITVGINLFDCSSDIPQRFIDNVRKKIIKYAGNLKNVANEIEDMFGLPIVNRRVALTPISLLTFSYSYEDLLKVALAIDETAKELEVDLIGGYSAAVHKSYDENTKKFISSIPDALASTDRLCSSVDVGTTRSGINLDVIAHLGFIIKEIAQKTKDKDSFGCARFVVFANAPDDNPFMAGAFHGTGEGDCSINVGISGPGVVKRALEEKKDASIDEIYETIKKMAFKVTRAGQLVLQYASKKLQIPAGIVDLSLAPTPKVGDSIAEILEEIGVEKVGGYGTTFALALLNDAVKKGGSMAASFTGGLSGAFIPVSEDSGMVKAVEAGALSIEKLEAMTSVCSVGLDMIVVPGDVEAEVISAMIADEIAIGVYNNKTTAVRVIPAYGKKEGDEVNFGGLLGRAKVMNINRNSPKRLIERGGRVPPPIISLRN; encoded by the coding sequence ATGTTCACATCACAGGAGATAATTGAAACTATTAATATGGTAAAGCAGAGCAATTTGGATATTCGAACAATCACAGTGGGGATAAACCTTTTTGATTGTAGCTCTGACATTCCCCAGAGGTTTATTGATAACGTGAGAAAAAAGATTATAAAATATGCGGGGAATCTCAAAAATGTGGCAAATGAGATTGAGGATATGTTTGGACTTCCAATTGTCAACAGAAGGGTAGCTCTTACACCTATTTCTCTTTTGACCTTTTCTTATTCATATGAAGACCTTTTAAAGGTTGCGCTTGCCATTGATGAGACTGCCAAAGAACTTGAGGTTGACCTGATAGGTGGTTACTCTGCGGCTGTTCACAAAAGCTATGATGAAAATACTAAAAAATTCATATCTTCTATCCCAGATGCATTGGCCTCAACAGATAGACTATGTTCTTCGGTTGACGTTGGCACAACAAGGTCGGGTATTAACCTTGATGTGATTGCTCATCTTGGGTTTATAATAAAAGAGATTGCCCAAAAAACAAAGGACAAAGACAGTTTCGGATGCGCAAGGTTTGTTGTGTTTGCAAACGCACCAGATGACAATCCTTTTATGGCAGGGGCGTTTCATGGGACAGGCGAGGGAGATTGCAGCATCAATGTTGGAATCTCAGGCCCTGGTGTTGTGAAAAGAGCATTAGAAGAGAAGAAAGATGCTTCAATTGATGAGATTTATGAGACAATAAAAAAGATGGCGTTTAAGGTAACAAGGGCTGGTCAACTTGTTTTGCAGTATGCAAGCAAAAAACTCCAAATTCCAGCCGGGATTGTAGACCTATCTTTAGCACCGACACCGAAAGTTGGTGATAGTATTGCAGAGATACTTGAAGAGATAGGAGTTGAAAAGGTTGGCGGGTATGGTACAACATTTGCTTTAGCGCTTTTGAACGATGCTGTCAAAAAAGGAGGCAGCATGGCGGCAAGTTTCACTGGTGGACTTTCTGGGGCATTTATACCTGTATCAGAAGACTCTGGGATGGTAAAAGCAGTCGAGGCAGGAGCACTATCAATAGAAAAACTTGAGGCAATGACAAGTGTATGTTCTGTCGGTCTTGATATGATAGTTGTGCCAGGCGATGTAGAAGCTGAAGTTATCTCTGCTATGATTGCAGATGAGATTGCAATTGGCGTTTACAACAACAAAACAACAGCTGTGCGTGTGATTCCTGCATATGGTAAAAAAGAAGGAGATGAAGTCAACTTTGGTGGACTTTTGGGAAGAGCAAAGGTGATGAATATAAATAGAAACTCACCAAAAAGGTTGATTGAACGTGGAGGAAGAGTTCCACCACCTATAATTTCGCTCAGAAACTAA
- a CDS encoding pyridoxal-phosphate-dependent aminotransferase family protein — protein MRKPKLLMTPGPTPLPPEVISAMSQQIIHHRTKEFGEIFSRVNENLKKVFQTKNNVLTFAASGTGAMEASAVNFFSEGDTVLCVSVGVFGDRFISICKTFGLNVIEKKYPYGDAANIDEVIEIIESNKDIKGVFITHNETSTGVTNPIEKLARYLKNTDKILIVDAVSSLGAIDLKTDEWGVDVVVTGSQKALMSPPGLAFVSVSEKAWEFYKTSKLKKFYWDFKKYQDNLLKESQDTPFTPAVTLIRAVDVGLKLILDYGLENNFKRHTRLAHLTQLAAEKLNLELLPKKEYSSAVITAIKSPEGVDIEKVRKIMNQKYDIMVTGGQATLKGKIIRIGHMGYVDEFDLLKTIECFELALLEVGYKNFEVGEATKAVLQEIAKEVR, from the coding sequence ATGAGAAAACCAAAACTTCTGATGACACCAGGTCCAACTCCGCTTCCACCTGAGGTTATCTCTGCCATGTCACAGCAGATTATTCACCACCGCACAAAAGAGTTTGGAGAGATCTTTTCAAGAGTAAATGAAAACTTAAAAAAGGTGTTCCAGACAAAGAACAATGTTCTTACATTTGCTGCATCTGGTACAGGTGCGATGGAGGCAAGCGCTGTAAATTTCTTTTCAGAAGGTGACACAGTCTTATGTGTATCAGTTGGTGTCTTTGGAGATAGGTTTATAAGTATATGCAAGACATTTGGTTTAAATGTAATAGAAAAGAAATATCCTTATGGTGATGCTGCAAATATTGATGAGGTAATTGAAATTATTGAATCTAACAAGGACATAAAAGGTGTGTTTATAACACACAATGAGACATCGACAGGTGTTACAAATCCTATTGAAAAACTTGCAAGGTATCTCAAAAATACAGACAAGATTTTAATTGTCGATGCGGTAAGCTCACTTGGTGCAATCGATTTGAAGACTGATGAGTGGGGCGTTGACGTTGTTGTAACTGGCTCTCAGAAAGCTTTGATGTCTCCGCCAGGACTTGCTTTTGTTTCTGTGTCAGAAAAAGCATGGGAGTTTTACAAAACATCAAAACTTAAAAAGTTTTACTGGGACTTTAAAAAGTATCAGGACAATCTTTTAAAAGAAAGCCAGGACACTCCGTTCACACCGGCTGTTACATTAATCAGGGCTGTTGATGTAGGATTAAAACTTATTCTGGACTATGGACTTGAGAACAACTTCAAAAGACACACAAGACTTGCACATCTTACCCAGCTTGCAGCTGAAAAGCTCAATTTAGAGCTTCTGCCAAAGAAAGAATACTCGTCTGCAGTTATCACTGCAATCAAGTCACCAGAAGGTGTGGATATAGAAAAGGTAAGAAAGATAATGAATCAGAAATATGATATAATGGTAACAGGAGGACAGGCAACACTCAAAGGAAAGATTATAAGAATTGGTCATATGGGATATGTGGATGAGTTTGATCTTTTAAAGACCATAGAGTGTTTTGAACTTGCACTTTTAGAAGTAGGTTACAAAAACTTTGAAGTTGGAGAAGCTACAAAAGCAGTTCTTCAGGAAATTGCTAAGGAGGTAAGATAA
- a CDS encoding ACT domain-containing protein, with protein MRAIITVVGKDKVGIIAAISSLLAQNNVNILDISQTIMQGFFTMIMLVDLKDCKLKFSELKDLLIKKGEEIGVDVNMQHEDLFNSINRI; from the coding sequence ATGAGAGCAATAATAACGGTTGTTGGTAAGGATAAAGTTGGTATAATTGCGGCTATCTCCTCACTTCTTGCCCAGAACAATGTAAATATACTTGATATAAGCCAGACAATTATGCAGGGATTTTTTACAATGATAATGCTTGTTGACCTTAAAGATTGCAAATTGAAGTTTTCTGAACTGAAAGATCTTCTCATAAAAAAAGGAGAGGAAATAGGCGTTGATGTAAATATGCAGCACGAAGACCTTTTCAATAGCATAAACAGAATATAG
- a CDS encoding DUF1015 domain-containing protein, whose protein sequence is MANIKGFRGLRYSPEIELDKCICPPYDIISEDEREELYNKSEYNIIRVEFGKEFEGDDEANNKFTRAKEYLNTWIQNGILKFDPQESVYVIEQEFEVEGKKYKRTGLIVLLELVEFEKGIVIPHEFTLSKPKQERLELLRHTRANISSIFGLYEDKTKDVKSILDLIKSRKEDVAYNGIGTYEKMWVVSDEDIIDSLKKLFTDKKIFIADGHHRYETALEFKKEMQQKEGIRQDADHNYIMITLTALEDEGIVILPTHRIVLSSSIEESIFVEKLKVDFDIETGEYDVLKRKLEEKKKYSFLVYTYNKNFYLITLKDPENALRDVEGSRVYKNLDVVVLQKMILNRILEITDEDILHQRNLKYTKSDKELIEIVNKGAKYGFILNPTLVEELKEVSLSGEKMPQKSTYFYPKLMTGNVIFVHQK, encoded by the coding sequence ATGGCTAACATCAAAGGTTTTAGAGGTTTACGATATTCACCTGAGATTGAGCTTGACAAATGTATTTGCCCACCTTATGATATAATTTCCGAAGATGAGAGAGAAGAGCTTTATAACAAGAGTGAATATAACATCATAAGAGTGGAGTTTGGGAAAGAGTTTGAAGGTGATGATGAGGCTAATAACAAGTTTACACGTGCAAAAGAGTATCTAAATACATGGATTCAAAATGGTATATTGAAATTTGACCCTCAGGAAAGTGTATATGTCATTGAACAGGAGTTTGAAGTTGAAGGCAAAAAATATAAAAGAACAGGCTTGATAGTACTTCTTGAGCTTGTTGAGTTTGAAAAAGGGATTGTAATTCCTCATGAGTTTACACTTTCAAAGCCAAAACAGGAAAGACTTGAACTTTTAAGGCACACAAGAGCAAATATAAGTAGCATATTTGGGCTTTATGAGGACAAGACAAAAGATGTAAAGAGCATTTTGGACCTAATTAAATCAAGGAAAGAAGATGTTGCTTACAATGGCATTGGCACATATGAAAAAATGTGGGTTGTTTCTGATGAGGATATCATAGATAGTTTAAAAAAACTATTTACCGACAAGAAGATATTCATCGCAGATGGTCATCACAGGTATGAAACTGCCCTTGAGTTCAAAAAAGAGATGCAGCAAAAGGAAGGCATAAGACAGGATGCAGATCACAACTACATAATGATAACACTCACAGCCCTAGAAGATGAGGGAATTGTGATTTTACCGACGCACAGGATTGTGCTTTCCTCAAGCATTGAAGAGAGTATTTTTGTTGAAAAGCTAAAGGTGGATTTTGACATCGAAACTGGAGAATACGATGTCTTGAAGAGAAAGCTGGAAGAGAAAAAGAAATATTCATTTTTGGTTTACACGTACAACAAGAACTTTTATTTAATAACCCTGAAAGATCCCGAAAATGCTCTAAGGGATGTGGAAGGAAGTAGGGTATATAAAAACCTTGATGTTGTTGTTCTGCAGAAGATGATTTTAAATAGAATATTGGAAATTACAGATGAGGATATACTGCATCAAAGAAATCTAAAATACACAAAGTCGGACAAAGAATTGATTGAAATTGTAAATAAAGGAGCTAAATACGGATTTATTCTCAACCCAACACTTGTTGAAGAGTTAAAAGAAGTGTCTTTAAGCGGAGAAAAAATGCCTCAAAAGTCTACCTACTTTTATCCAAAACTCATGACAGGAAATGTGATATTTGTTCATCAGAAGTAA
- a CDS encoding CD1247 N-terminal domain-containing protein translates to MENLYEKVAYLRGLAEGLGINEDSKEGRLLLSIIDVLDEFADAINELDVKQAELEDVVDSIDEDLEKLEDEVYESYDEDYDDYYDDEYDEDLVEVTCPNCKVTFYLEEDEYLNEDEIECPNCNEIIYLDELEDEFDDEDEEYEDEEDDEYKKDK, encoded by the coding sequence ATGGAAAATTTATATGAAAAGGTTGCATATTTGAGAGGGCTTGCAGAGGGTCTGGGCATAAATGAAGATTCAAAAGAAGGCAGGCTTCTTCTGAGCATTATTGATGTGCTTGACGAATTTGCAGATGCTATAAACGAACTTGATGTCAAGCAGGCTGAGCTTGAAGATGTTGTTGATTCAATTGATGAAGACTTAGAGAAGTTAGAAGACGAAGTGTATGAAAGTTATGATGAGGATTATGATGACTACTATGATGATGAATATGACGAGGACTTGGTAGAAGTAACCTGCCCAAACTGCAAAGTAACATTTTATTTAGAAGAAGATGAGTACTTAAACGAAGATGAAATTGAATGTCCAAACTGCAATGAAATTATATATCTTGACGAGCTTGAAGATGAGTTTGATGATGAAGATGAAGAATATGAAGATGAAGAGGACGATGAATATAAAAAAGATAAATAA
- a CDS encoding carbohydrate kinase family protein codes for MKVVCYGEVLIDFLNVKDNLFEANPGGAPANVAAAVAKFGGESCLISQVGNDMFGQMIIDSLSACGVDISNVKITDEYFTTLAFVKLDSHGERSFSFSRKHGADVYLRVEDIDMNIVKSADIFHFGSLSMTYEQNKRTTFELLKIARQSGSTISYDPNYRSSLWESQRKALDTMIEPIENGFIDILKMSEEEVLLYDNDANSFYNRIKDKVKIFLVTFGEKGSMVFFKGKSYFVDTIKVDVVDTTGCGDCFVGMVLYEISKSLPIENLSEDEIVKIVRKANIAGALCATKKGAIPAIPEYSWVLERL; via the coding sequence TTGAAAGTTGTCTGCTACGGCGAGGTTTTGATAGATTTTTTGAATGTAAAAGATAACCTGTTTGAAGCAAACCCGGGCGGTGCTCCTGCAAATGTTGCAGCAGCAGTTGCAAAGTTTGGTGGGGAATCCTGTTTAATCTCACAGGTTGGAAATGATATGTTTGGGCAAATGATTATAGATAGCCTTTCTGCCTGTGGTGTTGATATTTCAAATGTTAAAATAACAGATGAGTATTTCACAACACTTGCGTTTGTAAAGCTTGACAGCCACGGTGAGAGGTCTTTTTCGTTCTCAAGAAAACATGGTGCAGATGTTTACCTGAGAGTGGAAGATATCGATATGAATATTGTAAAGTCAGCTGATATATTTCACTTTGGCTCACTTTCAATGACATATGAACAAAACAAAAGAACCACCTTTGAACTTTTGAAGATTGCAAGACAAAGTGGCAGTACAATCTCGTATGACCCAAACTACAGAAGTAGCCTGTGGGAAAGCCAAAGAAAGGCTTTAGATACCATGATTGAACCTATTGAAAATGGATTTATTGATATTCTCAAGATGTCTGAGGAAGAGGTTTTGCTTTACGATAATGATGCAAATAGTTTTTATAATAGAATAAAAGACAAGGTAAAGATTTTTCTTGTAACATTTGGCGAAAAAGGTAGCATGGTTTTCTTTAAGGGAAAGTCATATTTTGTTGATACAATAAAAGTTGATGTGGTTGACACAACTGGTTGTGGAGACTGTTTTGTTGGCATGGTTTTGTATGAAATTTCAAAATCTTTGCCAATTGAAAATTTATCAGAAGATGAAATTGTTAAAATTGTAAGAAAGGCAAACATAGCAGGGGCTCTCTGTGCGACCAAAAAAGGTGCTATTCCTGCAATTCCTGAGTACAGTTGGGTTTTAGAAAGGCTTTGA
- a CDS encoding S8 family serine peptidase codes for MVIRALDWCIKNKINIINMSFSTSSDNPKLRKAVSKAAKHGIIIVASARNSFGSKAGFPASYPEVISVASVNCKNQISQFSSQGKIDFCSYGENILSTAPNNSYKLSSGNSVATAHLTAIIALILSKPEKWGLSPKHSINKDKIYNVLLKLSEELGEKGKDNIFGFGLVKFK; via the coding sequence TTGGTAATACGCGCTCTTGACTGGTGTATAAAAAACAAGATTAACATTATAAACATGAGTTTTTCTACCTCATCTGATAATCCAAAACTCAGAAAAGCTGTTTCAAAAGCAGCAAAACATGGAATAATCATTGTTGCCTCAGCAAGAAATTCATTTGGTTCAAAAGCAGGCTTTCCAGCATCATACCCCGAAGTTATATCTGTTGCTTCTGTCAACTGCAAAAATCAAATATCTCAGTTTTCTTCTCAAGGCAAAATTGATTTTTGCTCTTATGGTGAAAATATTTTGTCCACAGCTCCAAACAATAGCTACAAACTCTCAAGTGGAAACTCTGTGGCTACTGCACACCTGACAGCAATTATCGCTCTTATCTTAAGCAAACCAGAAAAGTGGGGCTTGTCCCCTAAACACAGCATAAACAAAGATAAAATCTATAATGTATTGCTAAAACTTTCTGAAGAGCTCGGTGAAAAAGGTAAAGATAATATATTTGGCTTTGGTCTTGTGAAATTTAAATGA
- a CDS encoding Cof-type HAD-IIB family hydrolase: MIKLVATDLDDTLLSKDLTVTEKNLKAIEFLKQNGIILILASGRPYPSVKKVAYELQNFYPMITYQGALVYDPKNDQKLYGCEIQPEDAKQLVMLAKDEGIHVHIYIDNIWYVEVINEKTEFYKNLTKLEPYKVENFIEFIDRPVTKVLFFDEHEKLKDLKERLPKEFSEKFNIMFSKPFFLEFTDINVSKGNALRFLAEYYGLKREEVMAIGDGDNDISMIEYAGVGVAVGNATESLKNAADFVTRSCDESGFAEAIEKVFNVQF, encoded by the coding sequence ATGATAAAGCTTGTTGCAACAGACCTTGACGATACACTTTTGTCAAAGGATTTGACGGTAACCGAGAAAAATCTTAAGGCCATAGAATTTTTAAAGCAAAACGGCATAATTTTGATATTAGCATCAGGAAGACCCTATCCATCTGTGAAAAAGGTGGCATACGAACTTCAAAATTTTTATCCCATGATAACTTACCAGGGAGCACTTGTGTATGACCCTAAGAACGACCAGAAGCTTTATGGCTGCGAAATCCAACCCGAAGATGCAAAACAACTTGTGATGCTGGCAAAAGATGAAGGTATTCATGTTCACATTTACATTGACAATATATGGTATGTTGAGGTTATTAATGAAAAGACAGAGTTTTACAAAAACCTTACAAAGCTTGAACCATATAAGGTTGAAAACTTTATTGAATTTATAGACAGACCTGTCACAAAGGTGTTGTTTTTTGATGAACACGAGAAATTGAAAGATTTGAAAGAAAGGCTTCCCAAGGAGTTTTCAGAGAAGTTCAACATAATGTTTTCAAAACCTTTCTTCTTGGAATTTACAGATATCAATGTGTCAAAGGGTAATGCTTTGAGGTTTTTGGCAGAGTACTACGGTTTAAAAAGAGAAGAGGTTATGGCAATTGGTGATGGTGACAATGACATTTCAATGATTGAATATGCAGGTGTAGGCGTTGCTGTTGGCAATGCCACAGAAAGCTTAAAAAATGCTGCTGATTTTGTAACAAGGAGCTGTGATGAAAGCGGGTTTGCTGAAGCAATTGAAAAAGTATTCAATGTCCAGTTTTAA